Genomic segment of Ailuropoda melanoleuca isolate Jingjing chromosome 1, ASM200744v2, whole genome shotgun sequence:
TTTGTGTTACAAGTTACATCTCATAAAGGCCAGTACgatattttaaaacagcaaaataaagtAACGAATCATTATCGATATGTGTATTATTGTCCTGATTACAcattagaattttgattttttagatgtggtttatatattttaaaccactAATTTCAGTTTTCGATTCTCTCATGTAAAATTACCTGCTGCTTTAAACTACCACTGATACAAaatcattataatttaaaaaatgctaagtaATGCAAAAAATAGCTGTGTATATTGGTATTTCTTTGTGGCCATTTATTTCTGAGGTATTAATGCTGTTAAGTTACAGGTTGTGACTCTTTGACTTATACTTGGTATTCTATTATTTGTAAAGGAGACTCCCACTTACAAGATCTGACAAAATTAAGACTTCCGATATCCAttcctaataataataatcactatttactgagcaccaggCACAAGCATTTAAATGCTTTATAATCTTTACAACAGAACAATCTTATTTTGAGTCCACCCTCACATGAAAACTATCCAGAGGCTAGTGAGGCTTGGCTGCATGTCGCTCCATGTCACACCTCGGTTAGGTGTGCACCTAACTACACATCATTCTAGGTGAGGCTGAACCATGGTTTGTTCAAAGATAGGCTCTATATTGCAAACATACACTAGTGCAAGAACCACCATCTCTAACCTGGAATACTGCCACAACCTCTGCCAACaggttttcctatttctgtgcCCTCGTCCCCTCTACAGTCCATTCTCAATCAATACAATAGCCAGTGTGACCATTAATTTCTGCACTCATTATCTTTCTTCCTCCATTCTATTATCACCAAAGCACAAAGACCCAAATTGTCCAAGAGTGACTTTAGGAACTTAATTGGTTTGTCTAGATCAGGGACTTTGCCAGCTTCCTGAAATAGGAGGGGGTTTTTGCCAGGTCTCAATTTCTCAAGGGACCAAAGTCTCTGGAAGGCACAATAACCCAAAACTTGTGAATACATGAAGTTACATGGCAGAGGGAAATTAGGGTTACTTATCAGCCAATCTTAAAATAGAGATTATCCAGCATTATCTAGTTGGACCCGACaaaatcacaagagtccttagaAACGGAAGAGGCAATCTGAAGAGATCCAGAGTGATTCAAAGCTAGACAGACTcaactggctttgaagatggagggaaggagccaCACGCCAAGAACacgggcagcctctagaagctgaaaaacgAAAGAAATTCTCCCCTAGAACCTCCAAAAAAAACACAGTTCTGATCTGATTTTAGCCCAGAAAGATCCATTTCAGACTtgatttccagaattttatataattaactGATGATATATTTAAGCCACTAAATGTACAGTAATTTGTCACACAGTAGTACTAGAAAACTATCTTCTTTCCCACTTTAGAAGAGCTCTAACTCTCCTTAGGTCCCACCATCTCCAGTAGCTGAGGAGCTGGTTTTCTGACAACTTAGTCTCTGAAAAGCTGGCACCTAAATCTAGACTATCTGGTACAGAGGAGTCTGACTTTCCCCACATTATCAAGGTTGCCctataaaaaggagaaacagtAATGGGATGGGGTTCTCCACACGTATACACAACATGCACTCCCAGCAGACTGCCTAGGTCCGGGCAGACTTTTGTTTTGGATGATGAAAGAATTAAGGACTCTTCTTGTTGACTTTGGACTAATTAAGTCTTCCCTTTCCCCAGTAAAGCCTATCCCGTAACTGATGCTTTGTATTAAATCGTGGAATTCATACTGAGCACTACAGCAAAACAACTGATAACCAGTAGGGACCTACCTTATAGGATaacttaagaatatttatttatagatgtaTACAAAGTACTTGGAATGGAATCTCACCCTTAGTTGGAACTCCATTAATATGTgttgaaaaaaaaactgtaagtaCTATTACACATCACATAAAATTGGCTCCAGATGCCTTCAAGGCTTAAGCATGAgaggtaaaactataaagctaatagaaaaaaatggagattttttgCAGTCTAAGGatagaaaaggatttttttttttaagattttatttatttatttgacagagagagagagagacagccagcaaaagaggaaacacaagcagggggagtgggagaggaagaagcaggattcccagcagatcagggagcccgacgcggggctcgatcccaggaccccgggatcacgccctgagcggaaggcagatacttaatgactgagccacccaggcgccccagaaaaggatttcttaaataaaattccaaacaTATAAACTACAAGGACAAAAAAACTGATGGAtttcattacataaaaataaagatttatgttCAATAGATAGGCTACAGAgtgggaaaatatatttccaatatTCAAAACTGACAAGGGACTAATAATTGGAATATTAGacaacaaactgaaaacaacctcaaaaaaggacaaattagaaaagtaaagcaaaggaaaaggaaattcacaTGAAAGTAAGCAAAACAGCTAAGGATATGAAGAAATGCTCAAATTCAAATCATCCCCcaaaatccaatttaaaacaaagaattttaactCTATACTGTGTGTGCTGGTATGTATGGCAAAGATTAGAAATTTGACTACAGAAGAGTTAGTAGGGGATGTGAGGATGTAAAAATCCTCTGCTGCTAGTAATGAGGTACAGACAGATGTAgctattttgggaaaaaaatctagcAGCACTTGCTCAAGTATGCCTGTAGTTATGACCCAGCAATACTGCCCTTAGATAACCATTACAGACATTCTCACGTTGATTGATAGTAGGATGTTCAGGACAGCTTTGTTGGTGATAGCTGGAAGCTGAAGCCAATACGAGTATCCATGGTAAGAAAGCAGCACATGCTAGGAAACTTTATTAGCagctagaaataagaaaataatgtatacacacacaatcataagaaaaagggagaaacagaataaGGTTTATAGCAGAACACTTAAAAAGATTACTtatggggaatctgggtggctcagttggttgggcagccGACTGTTGgtttttgcctcaggtcatgatctcagggttctgggatggagccctacagtGGGCTCTAGCTCAGCGTAGAGtctgtggattctctctctccctctgcctgaccccCGCATCCCCgctgtctctaaaataataaataaatctttttaaaaaaaatcacttatgttttattttcagggCTTACACTCATCATCCACTCTTAACCTCCATTACttacctatttattattattattttttaattaagtaggttccacgcccaacctggggcttgaactcatgaccctcagatcaaaagtcgcatgctctactgactgagccagccaggcgcgccCCTCCatagccaattaaaaaaaaaagaaaaatcagaaaacaagtgaaatttctgggaactatggaaaaatagaaatgaggaaGTAACCAGAAGCTGAGAAATAGCCTTACAGGCTTCTCAGCAGGGATAATCATAGCTGGACTTAATATAAGCACTAAAACAGGGAgttgtttaaaagatttatccTGTGATCTTCCAAAAAAGTTATATATTAGTTGCCCACAAAGTgccaaataaagcaaaaaatgagccttacattttggaaaaaaatcacgTTACTCATGGTCTCTGaactgatctctttctctctcattccaaATCTAGTTTAGAGAAGCAGTGGAGAGGTTTGGGAAATTATCCAAATCTTAGATTCCAGTGCTTGAGTGGGTCTTAGCTCTTTTTCTGGAACCAATTTTCCAGAATTCTATGTCAATACCTAAGAAAATGGAGAACAGAACATTACAAGGAGCCTCTTCACCTAAGGGCTACCCCTGATGCCCTAGTCTCTCCTAGATTAAATCTAACCCGGGGTTCAGAACACTTCACAAAACGCATACAAATTAACTAAAAATTCCTAGAAAGGCTAGTTTTCCAGAAATGTAGATttgaagttttataaataaaagctgGGAGAGAGATTTAACTCAACAGTTTTACTTTAGTATTCAGCCTCCCCACGGTCTCAGTTTAACTCACCTCAATTTAACATCTACCTCCTTAATTTGTTATTTCAACACTATATATCCCTCATGACATGCATATATGCAATTCAGGTAAAACTGCCTTATGTCCACCTATTGTCagaataagtcttaaaaaaaaaaaaaaaggcttgaaaaCCTGATCAAAACCCCGAGACAGGTTATTTCCCTAAAGTTGCTCCTAAAGAGCTGACCAATTTCTTCCTAAGACAGCACAGTACCTAGGAATGTTATCACTGCCCAGCTCTTAGCTCCGGGGAAACTTTCTGTATCTTTGCTCCTCCTACGAGTCAGACTGGAATTTCTGCTACTGGAAAACTATGAAGTGGACACTATTTCTAAATCACTACTCATCATCTTAAAAGGCAATGTTAGGCACTGTTCTCCTTGCTGTTAATCAAACTAGGATCCCTAAATACACTGCAAACACGCACAAACGGCTTATCTTTCAGCACACAAAATACTAACAATGTTGGCAAGCTACATTAACCCACCGTTTTCCCCTTCTCTTATTTCCTCGTTCTAAAATAAACCCCTATTGGCaccatatatattaataaatggCTTCGATGCAACCACGGGGCAGTTCTAGAAAGATAACTGGATGTGAAGTGAGAGCGCAACGCAGAGTTGGCGAGGAGACTGGTTTTGCACCTTCCTCTGAAATTCCGGGGGCGTCACATCTCATCCCGACCGCGGCGACTGGTGACCGCCGCGGCCGGCGTACAGGCGAAgagcagagagcaagggaagggagCAGCGAAAGGTGACACAGGCAGCCCGGGGCCCGGGGGCGCGCGGCTTCCCAGGGCCCCGCGCCGCgcgcccctcccctccgctccccGCACTGCCTcacccgcccctccccacccggcTCCCTCAAGTCTCCACGAACGGAAATGGGAGTCACAGCGCCGGGGACCAGCGGAAACAAAACACAGAGGCGGCCGCGGGGGGGCCGCTGTGGGTGAAAAGGCCCCGGAACGAGGTCGGCCCGCGCGGGCCCGcgctcccttcctcccctgcgGCCGCACTCACCCGCTCCGGAATCGGCCCCGTCGCCCCCACCCGCGCTCCAGAGCCGGCTGAGAACAGCAGGGGCGCGGGCTCCACGTGCAGCGTCTCTCCCAGTAAGACCCGCAGCTCCCGCGACTCGAAGTGTGAGGCCCCTGGGCCCTTCCCGCGGAATCGGCGAGGAGAAACTCCAACCCCCCTCccgcctcccaggcacccccgggTCCAGGACTACAACTCCCAGCAGGTTGCGCGAAACGAATGCCTGAGGCAACGGAGGCTCACGAGGCACACGGGAGCCCAACGCCCCAATCCGGCTTTGTTTTACACTCTCACTTTCCGGGCATAATCATACACCTCAACAACTCCAAAGAACAGGATGCTGACTTGGGTCCGGGAGGACTGAACTAGGAAAAAGGCCAGTCAAAGTGCGCATGCGTACACAAGGATTCCAGGAGGTAAAAAGACAGCAGGTCAAGTTAGGCGAAGGAAAGATGGCGGAGGCTTCGCCAAGGGACCCGGAAGCACTTaccctccacttcctcctcctgttTGGCTTCTGTCTCACCTAGAGCCGTCCGGTCGCAGACCGCCTCCGAGACGCTTCCTGTCCGGTGAGTGTCGACCTACTGAAACGGCGGCCCATAATGCATTGCGATGGCGGGTAGGCGGGTTGGGGGCGGAGCCAGGGCCGGAAGTAGAACGGTGGCGGCCGCGGAGGCTCTGGCAGCTCGGGACTGAGTGCAAGGTGACTGGGAGGGTAGCTAGACTAGCTTGGCCTCTTGGGACTTACATTCCGGGTTTTTTGATGGGGCCTGGGCTGCCTATTACCTCTGTCCCACAGGAGGATAGAGCAGTCTTCTGTCCCGGGCACCTTCACCGCCTGTCCCGGGGTCACTGTTGACCTCGCCGCTTTTAGGCCTTGAAGCTTGCGGTAGACTCGGTATTCAGGCCTGGTAATACCTGCTCTCAGGGCAAACCTGGGTGGCacgggaggcagggaggccagggattCATGGGCCCGGGGCCCAGCTGGGGCAGCCCAAGGTCATTCCCTCGGGGCAGGTCTGCAGCTAGGCCAGCCCTACCGGGGCGCGCGGGAAATTGTGCCCAGCTATTTAAAGCAGAACGTGCACCATAAAGAGGGAAATGGGTGATAGTAATCTTAAAAGTTTGCATACCACCTGAAAAATACCGATGGTGCTGCTTTGTTTTCCGCTCTCACTTCACAGCACAATCCTACACCTCAACGCCAAGAAACAAGGTGCTGACGGGGGGGCCAAGGGAGTGCTTGAACTAGGGGCGAGGCCAGAGTTCGCAGGCGGGACAAAGCAGTGTTtctaggagggagagagaacgggTTGGGTTAGGCGGATTGTGGATTGACTTGAGGAATATGCGCGGAAGAGGCGAGGAAAGGACTAACCTATGTCTGGTCAGTCATCTCTAAACTGGAGAACAGAGCACCTTCTCACCACAGGTTCTCTGCGCATATGTACCCTTTCTTGCTGTTGCCTTCAccagtctttctctgtcaagtccGTGTCACCGGTTCTCGTGGCACCCATGGTACTTGAATAGAGAACTTCTCACACTTGGTATTTTCCATCTAGTTGTGTAATAACATGTGTCTTCTGCGTGATGGTGGACTGATAGTGGATACACCTATGTtaatcagtgaaaaaaaataaaagggaataaaaaaaaggaacaagtttTGATagattatgtgtttattttctagaCAAGTTGAATTTGAGGACTTATGAAGGGAAGAGACCTATTGGATGTATGGGTTTGGGGTTCAGGAAAAAGGCCAAAATTAGAGATGCGTTTTGGGAATCATTAATACTTAGATGAtggtagaggggtgcctggctgccttggttggtggagcatgcaacccTTCATCTCCTGGTgttgagttcaggccccacgttgggtatagagcttactttaaaaaaaaaaaaagtagatgataGAAAtcgaaaaaatgaaaatggattttaCCTAGGGAGTAACACAGTTTTTGCAAGAGTCAGAGCAAATTAACTGTGGGAATATGAGCAGTGTAATAACTTTCCTTAGACATAGTTTTATTATCTATAAAGGAGGGATAAGAACACTTCCCTCTAATTCTTAACAGTATTACCTTCATGGTACAAGGAGAGAATATATATGGAAGTGCTTCACAAAGTATTTTGGGCTGAAGTGACCTTATTGACGACTGTTAGCATGTCCTTAAGTTTCCAGAAGGGAAAATATACGTTGagtagcacaatttttaaaataagtctgtGTCCAGTCAGAATCTACTGTGTAACCTTGGGCCGCATACTTAATCTCTAAGCGTTAATTTCTGTGTATGTagaatgggaatgataataagaGCACCTTAAGGTTATTTGTTGTTTGCTTGgattcttaagtatttttctctGATGAGGTTTAAGAGTGGTATATAGtgaattctttaatttctttagataGTTTGCTTTCATCCTGGTAGGTGAAggatattttgtttattatggGAGTTCTTTtggtagtcttttttttccccaaatttttatttaaattctagttaacattgcagtattggtttcaggagtagaaatCAGTGATTACATACAACAACCAGGATTCATCataacaagtaccctccttaacaCCATCACCCGTCTAGTCCATCCTCCCACCAAACCTTCCTCcttcaaccctcagtttgttctctttttttttgggtgttttttatGTATGATTCCAGAACTTCTCAACCttagcactattgacattttgtaCCAGATATTTATTGTGGGAAGGCTGTACTATATTTGTGATTGTTATTATGGGATGTTTAGAAACATCCCTGGCCTTTACCCACTAGAGGCCAGTAACATCCAAGTCaggacaaccaaaaatgtcaaaTATCTCTTGGGGGATACTGCCACCCCTATTCAAGAACCACTGTGCTACCTACAGTCTTCTAACTTAGTGCTTCTCAACCTCTTAGTGGTAGAggatcattttttcccccaacccttgcagctactttggaagaatacaataaaaatgagttACTGGAAAAATTAGATGAAAGACAGCAGGGTGAAGACACAAAATACGAACTGatttattattcaacaaatatatattactatGTCAAATTGCTGTAAAAGTTTTAATAATTCGTATACCACTGCTGGTCCACAGACAACACTTTGAGCACTTTAATAGCAGTTCAGTGTCAGGACGACAATGATTATTATTAACAGGTAATTTTGGAATGCTGTAGGAATCATGTTAGCATGACAGGTTTTCACTTGTCTTTAAGGTTCAGAAATTTTACCAAGCTATATTGAGGTGTGAATCTTTTATCCCCATTCCAGCGTAGGGTTGAGTAAACCCTGTTTAATAGACACCATCTTTCTTAATGTGAGGGAAATTTCTTCTAATTATTTATGGCTTCCTtatgtattccttttcttttggaattcttgtttgcatgtatttgttgtaatttagaatttttttgcgTTTGATCTTTCACAACACTAAATGAGGTCTCAACTAAGATTATCTTCTGTTTTATCTGCTGAAATGTTTCAGTTAGAAAAGCATGTATTTTGATTTTGGGAAGTCTAAGGCCTTGGAGGTCTTTAAGTCCTTATTTTTCATTCCGTTTCATTGATTAGGTAGTACTgtgtgattttctctctcttgttggTGGGCTTCTTTGGGCTAGTTCTTTTAGACTTAGATGTGGTGGTTACAGTATTCTTGAATGCCTGGAATCCTGCAGTAAAACAGACAGAGCAGTTTCCCCTGCTGTGGGGCCTGTGAAGTAGAAACTTCCCAGGCTGTCAATCCTGGCTGAGGTAAGGATTATCTCCAGTCTCCCTGCTTAACTCCCTTTTGGCCTTTTGAGGGGGTCAGGGAAAACTGGCACATTAGTTTGGGGTGTTCTTTTCTGCCTGGGGTGAGCAGTTGTCTAACATCCTACCTCGACTATACCCTGTAGTCCAAGACTAAGTTTATGGAGAAGAAACACCTCATCCCAGATTTTTGCTTTCTATCTGCATCTAACCCAGCACACAGGCCTGAGTTGTTCCTAACTCCTCCTGGTCCCAGGGCCTTTTGGCTGAGAAGCAAAAAATTTGTAACAGGGagtagagaggggaagggagctcTGGTCAGGTAACTGATCTTAGCATTCTTTGAGTTCTGGTATGATTTATGTTTGAGTTCTGTGGCAGTTAGTGGATTTAAGAGTCCCACTATATGATATATTTAGAGGTGTTTTacaattacatgtattttaaagtgtattaaCATTCTGGTGCTTGTTTTCAGTAACAGAATCACCATGATTCTTCAGAGGCTCTTCAGGTTCTCCTCTCTCATTCGGTCTGCAGTCTCAGTTCATTTGAGGAGGAACATTGGTGTTACAGCAGTGGCATTTAATAAGGAACTTGATCCTGTACAGAAACTCTTCGTGGACAAGATTAGAGAATACAGAACTAAGCGACAGTAAGTGGGTAGATAATCAACCATggtgtaaatataaatattcaaagtATGTAAGTtttgagatggggaaaaaaaaattacttggtgTTTGAAAGTGTCTAAAATCTTCACTGAACTGATCTG
This window contains:
- the ATP5PF gene encoding ATP synthase-coupling factor 6, mitochondrial, encoding MILQRLFRFSSLIRSAVSVHLRRNIGVTAVAFNKELDPVQKLFVDKIREYRTKRQASGGPVDTGPEYQQDLERELFKLKQMYGKADMNTFPDFKFEDPKFEVIEKPQS